DNA sequence from the Streptomyces canus genome:
TGAAGGCCTCCGTGCGCGGGGCCCGGCTGAGCGAGATGTACGAGCAGTTCGTCGAGGTCGTCGAGACGCTGTGTGTGCTGGCCGTGATCGGTCTGGGCGTCTGGGAGATCTCGGCCGGCCGCATGACCCTCGGTCAGCTCCTCGCCTTCGCCGCCTTCATCGGCTACCTGTATCCGCCGGTCCGCAACCTCGGCCAGCTGGGTCTGACCCTCACCGCCGCCACCGCGGGCGCCCAGCGCCTGAACGAGATCCTGGACGCGAAACCGTCGGTCGGCGACCCGGCCGACCCCGTCCCCGTCTGGCCCGTCCGCGGCTGGGTGGGCTTTCACGGCGTGCACTTCCGCTACCCCACCGCCCGCCGCGACTCCCTCACCGACGTGTCCTTCTCGGCCGCGCCCGGCGAACTGGTGATCATCACGGGCCCGAGCGGCGCCGGCAAGTCCACCCTGTCCAAGCTCCTCACCCGTTTCTACGACCCCTCCGCGGGCGTGATCACCCTGGACGGCGTCCCGCTCACCCACATGGGCCTGGAGTTCCTGCGGGAGCAGGTCGCCCTGCTCCCGCAGGAGACTCTGATCCTCAACGGCACGATCCGCGAGAACATCGGGACGGGCCGGCCGGGCGCGAGCGACGAGGAGATCGAGGAGGCGGCCCGGTCGGCGGCGGCCCACGACTTCATCTCCTTGCTCCCCGAGGGCTACGACACCGAGATCGCCCCCGGCACGGCGGCCCTGTCCGGCGGCCAGCTCAAGCGGATCACCATCGCCCGCGCGATGCTCCGGGCCGCGCCCGTCCTGATCCTCGACGAGCCCACCGCCGGCCTCGACTCGGTCGCCGCGCGCCAGGTCGTACACCCCCTGCGCCGGCTGATGTCCGGCCGGACGACCATCATGATCACCCACGATCTGAGCCTGGCTCCCGACGCGGACCGGATCCTGGTGG
Encoded proteins:
- a CDS encoding ABC transporter ATP-binding protein, whose amino-acid sequence is MREVREAFRRFWPLTRGDRKWLAAIVACVVVSALAETAAILLFAELTDTALKAGSLSAFWGPAGAWLGVAALGALVGYLGNSLATWTAERFVLRLRAKVFRHIQDLPPHFFQKHRQGDLVERLTGDVEAIEQMVVSGVVGTVAAAFSAVFYSAAALYLRWDLALATFVLAPLFLCAARRFSGRIKEASQDERVADGAITSVVEESLGNVVLTQAYNRRRDEERRLDREARAWMKASVRGARLSEMYEQFVEVVETLCVLAVIGLGVWEISAGRMTLGQLLAFAAFIGYLYPPVRNLGQLGLTLTAATAGAQRLNEILDAKPSVGDPADPVPVWPVRGWVGFHGVHFRYPTARRDSLTDVSFSAAPGELVIITGPSGAGKSTLSKLLTRFYDPSAGVITLDGVPLTHMGLEFLREQVALLPQETLILNGTIRENIGTGRPGASDEEIEEAARSAAAHDFISLLPEGYDTEIAPGTAALSGGQLKRITIARAMLRAAPVLILDEPTAGLDSVAARQVVHPLRRLMSGRTTIMITHDLSLAPDADRILVVDGGRLVETGTHAELVARRGSYARLLGPLPEDTMILRKVPDDTMILRR